CTCCCGGGAGACCGGGTAATCGAAGCCAACGGCCAGTCAATCACCACGTTCGAGGATGTGGCGCAGATCATCGTGATGAATCTCGACCAGCCGCTGGTGCTGGTCATCGAGCGCAATGGAACCCAGCTCACTCTGACCGCGACGCCGCAGATTGTTACCGACAAGGATATTCTGGGTAAGGAAATGCGCACGGCGCGCCTTGGCATCATTTCCAAGCGGCCGGGGCCGGTGATTACCCTCGGTCCCCTCGAGGCCCTGTCAGATGCGGTCGCCGATACCTACGACATGACCGGCAACATGCTGACAGGTATCTGGCAGATGATATCCGGTGCCCGACCAGCCAGCGAAATCGGCGGCGTTCTGCGGATTGCGACCGTATCTGGCGCGGTTGCCGAGTTCGGTTTTGTATCCCTGGTCCTGCTCGCCGTCACGCTGTCGATCAATCTCGGCCTGATCAACCTCTTTCCCGTGCCGATGCTGGATGGCGGCCATCTGGCCTTCTACGCGGTCGAAGCCGTGCGCGGGCGTCCGCTCAGCGAAGGTGCCCAGGAGTGGGGCCTGAAAATCGGCCTCGCCATGGTACTTAGCCTCATGTTATTTGCCACATGGAACGACTTGGTTTATCTGAAAGTAGTCGATTTTTTCCATGGGCTCTTCACCTGATCGGATGATGCGTAAAATGGCTCTTTTGCGTAAGCTGCTTTGCGCCCCGATGGCGATCGCCCGGCCTTTTCTGCCAAGCCGGCGCCTTGTTCAGGCCATGATGCTGGCGCTTTTGCTGGTACCGGCGATCGGATTGGCGACACATCCGGTGCTTGCCCAGTCGATCAGTTCCGGCGACGCGATTCAGGAAATCCGGATCGAGGGCAGCCAGCGAATCGAGCCGGACACCGTCCGCAGCTATATGGCGATCAACCCGGGTGATCCCTTCGACGCCAAATCGATCGACCGGGCCCTCAAGGCGCTGTTTGCGACGGGCCTGTTCGCCGACGTCAATTTCCGCCGCGAAGGCAGTTCGCTGATCGTCCAGGTGACGGAGAACCCGATCATCAACCGCATCGCCTTCGAAGGTAACGACCGCCTCGATGACGAGCAGTTGCAGACCGAAATCCAGTTGCGCCCTCGCGTCGTCTATACCCAGGCGCGCGTGCAGGCGGATGTGAAGCGCCTGCTCGACCTCTACCGCCGCAACGGCCGCTTCGCCGCGACCGTCGACCCCAAGGTCATCAAGCTCGATCAGAACCGCGTCGACCTTGTCTTTGAAATCAAGGAAGGCGACACGACCGACATCGAGCGCATCGATTTTGTCGGCAACAAGGTGTTCGATGATGACGATCTGCGCGACGTGGTCATCACCCGCGAAAGCGCGTGGTTCCGCATCCTTAGCACGAGCGACACCTATGACCCCGACCGCCTGACGGTCGACAAGGAAAACCTGCGCAAATTCTATCTGGAAGAGGGCTATGCCGACTTCCGCGTCATCTCGGCCGTGGCGGAGCTGTCGCCGGACCAGGAAGCCTTCTACATCACCTTCACGGTGGAAGAGGGCGAGCGCTATACGCGCGGCAAGGGCGACGTCAAATCCACGCTGAAGGATCTCGAGGCAGAATCCCTGTGGGATGTCGTGCTGACGTCAGAAGGCGATTGGTACAACGCGACACTGGTCGACAAATCGGTCCAGGCCATTGCCGACCGCGTCGGCAGCCTTGGCTACGCCTTCGTCGATGTCCGCCCGCGCATCCAGCGCGATGCCGAAAAACATATCCTGACTCTGACCTACGACATCCAGGAAGGGCCCAAGGTCTATGTCGAGCGCATCGAGATCACCGGCAACATCCGGACCCAGGACAAGGTGATCCGCCGCGAATTCCGACTTGCGGAGGGCGATGCCTTCTCGACCGCCAAAATGAAGCGAACCGAACAGCGCCTGCGCAATCTCGGTTTCTTCGAGGCGGTGGACATCCAGACCACGCCGGGCAGCGCGCCCGACAAGACCGTCATCAAGGTGAAGGTCGCGGAACAGTCGACCGGCGAATTGACCTTCGGTGCCGGATTCTCGACCGCCGACGGTCCCTTGGGCAACATCGGCATCCGCGAGCGCAACCTGCTCGGCAAGGGGCAGGATCTGCGCGCCAACTTTACCCTCTCGGGCAAGCGATCGCAGATTGATGTCAGCTTCACCGACCCCTACTTCCTCGACAAGGATCTCGCGGCCGGCGTTGATCTGTTCCATCGCCGCTACAACGATGTGCGCGGCGACGATTACGATCTGACGCAGTCCGGCTTTGGCCTGCGCATGGGCTACGAACTGACCGAGTATATGCGCCAGACCCTTGGCTATCGCCTCAGCGTCGACAAGATCTCTGACGTCGACAACGATCTCTCGGAAGCGATCCAGGACGAGAAGGGCTATACGATCCGGTCGACCATCAGCTCTGATATCATCTATGACCGGCGCGACAGCGTGGCCGATCCGCGCGATGGCTATTTCGTGAGCCTGTCGACAGACTTCATCGGTGCCGGCGGTGATGTAACGGCACTGCAGACCGTGGTGCGCGGTGGCTACTTCTATCCCTTCAACGACGATATCTCGATCGGACTTTCGGCGGAGGCGGGTCAAATTCAGCCGCTGTTTGGCGACCATCTGCGGGTCACGGATGCCTTCTCCCTGGGTGGTCAGAATCTACGTGGCTTCGAGAGTTCCGGCGTTGGCCCGCGGGATGCCGACACCAACGACTCGCTCGGCGGCCAGTACATTTTCGACGGCACTCTGCAGGCGAGTTTCCCGCTCGGCCTGCCTGAGGAGTTCAATCTCCGCGGCCGTGCCTTTACCGATTTCGGCGTCCTGACCGGGACGGATTTCGACAACGATGTTGATGTCGATGTTGACGATGATGCCAGCCTGCGCGTCTCGGCGGGCCTGGGGGTGACCTGGGTGTCGCCATTCGGACCGATCGCCGTCGACGTTGCCTATCCGCTCATGAAAGAGGACTACGACAATACGGAATGGTTCCGTTTCAGTGTCGGTACCTCCTTCTAGGCCTTAACCGATTTGTTCAGTGGAGTTACGCGCGTGTTTAGATTCCGATTGATGACGAAGGCCGCGATGGCCTTGGTGGCTGCCATGATTGTATTGACGCCGATGCGCCCGGTGTTGGCTCAGGAAGCAGCTCCAGCCCCGGCCTCCGAACCCAAATCGATCCCGATCTTCATCGGCGTGGTCGACGTCGAAAAAATTCTGCGCAGCTCCACGGCGGGTCAGGCGCTAGACACCCAGTCCGCTCAGTTGCGCAAGAAGTTCCAGGCGGACGTCCTCGCCAAGGAAAAGCAGCTGCGCGCCGAAGGCGAGAAGTTCAAGAAGCAGCGCGCGACCATGACCGAAGAGCAGGCCCAGCAGGCACTGCAGGCGCTGCAGGCGAATGAGGCCGCCAGCCGCAAGGAATTCGAAGCGCGCCGCAAATCGCTCGACACCGCATACAACGGCGCTCGCAAGAAGATCTTCGACGCCCTCAACAAGGCTGTCCTGGATGTTTCCCAGAAACGCGGCCTGACACTCGTTATTAAGAAATCTGTCATAGTTGCCAGCGCCCAGGCCTGGGATATTACGGATGTCGTGCTGGTGCAGCTCAACAAGCTTCTGCCCTCCGTCAAGATGTGACGCAGGCGTTGAGTGAATCCGGGATCGCGCCGACAGGTTGTGCCGGGCAGAGCGATCAGCGATCATATGTTGCGGGGAAAAGGGCTTCTGGATGGCGGATGATGTGCCGACGGGCGGGGTAATCGATATCGCGGCGATCATGCGCATGATCCCGCATCGTTATCCGTTCCTGTTGATCGATCGGGTCATTGGCGTCGTGTCCGGCGAGAGCGCCACGGGCATCAAGAATGTGACAGTCAATGAACCGTTCTTCCCCGGACATTTTCCTGGCGCCCCGGTCATGCCGGGTGTGCTCATCGTCGAAGCCATGGCGCAGACGGCGGCGGTCATCGCGGTTCATGCGCTGGGTTCGGAAGCCGAGGGCAAGATCGTTCTTTTCATGAGCATCGACGATTGCCGCTTCCGGCGGCCTGTCACGCCCGGCGACCAGCTGCGCCTCGAAGTCAAGAAGGACCGTGCCCGTGGCCCGGTCTGGCGCTTCATGGGCGTAGCCAAGGTTGACGGCCAGGTCGTCGCGGAAGCCACTTTCGCGGCCATGATCCGCGACCGCTAGACGCCCAACGCCCAGCGCGCCGCAAAGAACACAGCCATGCCGATGAGGATCGTCGGCATCAGTTTGTGCCAGCGCCAACTGACGATCGCCGCCACGATGGCGCCGATCAGATAGGGATTGCGCCAGCTCAGTTGAATATCACCGCCATCTGTCGGATAGAGCACCATCGGCACGATGATCGCGGTCAGCACCGTCACCGGCACGAAGGCGAGGGCGCGCTCGACGATGGGCGGAAAGCGCACATGGTCCGCGAACAGATAGACCGGCCAGCGAATGGCCAGGTTGATGAGCGCCATGCCGGCGATCATCATGACAATTTCGATCTC
This genomic interval from Rhodospirillaceae bacterium contains the following:
- the fabZ gene encoding 3-hydroxyacyl-ACP dehydratase FabZ, whose product is MADDVPTGGVIDIAAIMRMIPHRYPFLLIDRVIGVVSGESATGIKNVTVNEPFFPGHFPGAPVMPGVLIVEAMAQTAAVIAVHALGSEAEGKIVLFMSIDDCRFRRPVTPGDQLRLEVKKDRARGPVWRFMGVAKVDGQVVAEATFAAMIRDR
- the rseP gene encoding RIP metalloprotease RseP; amino-acid sequence: MDIVAEISRNGFWFLVLLTPLVFVHELGHFLVARLCGVRVEVFSIGFGRELFGFTDRHGTRWKFSLLPLGGYVRMFGQAPNELEGGEKPVEMPASDRAVSFMHKSVGRRAAIVAAGPAANFIFAILVLGILYISYGKTYRAPVIDEVMAGSGAAEAGILPGDRVIEANGQSITTFEDVAQIIVMNLDQPLVLVIERNGTQLTLTATPQIVTDKDILGKEMRTARLGIISKRPGPVITLGPLEALSDAVADTYDMTGNMLTGIWQMISGARPASEIGGVLRIATVSGAVAEFGFVSLVLLAVTLSINLGLINLFPVPMLDGGHLAFYAVEAVRGRPLSEGAQEWGLKIGLAMVLSLMLFATWNDLVYLKVVDFFHGLFT
- a CDS encoding AzlD domain-containing protein: MEIVMMIAGMALINLAIRWPVYLFADHVRFPPIVERALAFVPVTVLTAIIVPMVLYPTDGGDIQLSWRNPYLIGAIVAAIVSWRWHKLMPTILIGMAVFFAARWALGV
- a CDS encoding OmpH family outer membrane protein → MTKAAMALVAAMIVLTPMRPVLAQEAAPAPASEPKSIPIFIGVVDVEKILRSSTAGQALDTQSAQLRKKFQADVLAKEKQLRAEGEKFKKQRATMTEEQAQQALQALQANEAASRKEFEARRKSLDTAYNGARKKIFDALNKAVLDVSQKRGLTLVIKKSVIVASAQAWDITDVVLVQLNKLLPSVKM
- the bamA gene encoding outer membrane protein assembly factor BamA; protein product: MAIARPFLPSRRLVQAMMLALLLVPAIGLATHPVLAQSISSGDAIQEIRIEGSQRIEPDTVRSYMAINPGDPFDAKSIDRALKALFATGLFADVNFRREGSSLIVQVTENPIINRIAFEGNDRLDDEQLQTEIQLRPRVVYTQARVQADVKRLLDLYRRNGRFAATVDPKVIKLDQNRVDLVFEIKEGDTTDIERIDFVGNKVFDDDDLRDVVITRESAWFRILSTSDTYDPDRLTVDKENLRKFYLEEGYADFRVISAVAELSPDQEAFYITFTVEEGERYTRGKGDVKSTLKDLEAESLWDVVLTSEGDWYNATLVDKSVQAIADRVGSLGYAFVDVRPRIQRDAEKHILTLTYDIQEGPKVYVERIEITGNIRTQDKVIRREFRLAEGDAFSTAKMKRTEQRLRNLGFFEAVDIQTTPGSAPDKTVIKVKVAEQSTGELTFGAGFSTADGPLGNIGIRERNLLGKGQDLRANFTLSGKRSQIDVSFTDPYFLDKDLAAGVDLFHRRYNDVRGDDYDLTQSGFGLRMGYELTEYMRQTLGYRLSVDKISDVDNDLSEAIQDEKGYTIRSTISSDIIYDRRDSVADPRDGYFVSLSTDFIGAGGDVTALQTVVRGGYFYPFNDDISIGLSAEAGQIQPLFGDHLRVTDAFSLGGQNLRGFESSGVGPRDADTNDSLGGQYIFDGTLQASFPLGLPEEFNLRGRAFTDFGVLTGTDFDNDVDVDVDDDASLRVSAGLGVTWVSPFGPIAVDVAYPLMKEDYDNTEWFRFSVGTSF